A portion of the Pseudomonas protegens CHA0 genome contains these proteins:
- the arfB gene encoding alternative ribosome rescue aminoacyl-tRNA hydrolase ArfB, protein MLVISNNVHLPDAEIELTAIRAQGAGGQNVNKVSSAVHLRFDIPASSLPPFYKERLLALRDSRITSDGVIILKAQQYRTQEQNRADALERLTELILSAIKVEKKRRPTKPTLGSKKRRLETKAKRGSIKAGRGKVDF, encoded by the coding sequence ATGCTGGTGATTTCCAACAACGTGCATCTGCCGGATGCCGAGATCGAGCTGACCGCCATCCGTGCCCAGGGCGCCGGTGGGCAGAACGTCAACAAGGTGTCCAGCGCGGTGCACCTGCGCTTCGACATTCCGGCTTCGTCCCTGCCTCCGTTCTACAAGGAGCGCCTGCTGGCGTTGCGCGACAGCCGCATCACCAGTGACGGCGTGATCATTCTCAAGGCCCAGCAGTACCGCACCCAGGAGCAGAACCGCGCCGATGCCCTGGAGCGCCTCACCGAGCTGATTCTCAGCGCCATCAAGGTGGAGAAGAAGCGCCGCCCGACCAAGCCGACCCTGGGTTCGAAGAAGCGCCGCCTGGAGACCAAGGCCAAGCGCGGCAGCATCAAGGCCGGGCGCGGCAAAGTGGACTTCTAG
- a CDS encoding MFS transporter, giving the protein MPDTQRPLTVTLHVVSIVLFTFIGYLNIGIPLAVLPGYVHSELGFGAVIAGLVISVQYLATLLSRPYAGRIIDNLGSKRAVMYGLAGCGLSGVFMLLSAWLHNLPTLSLISLLIGRLVLGSAESLVGSGSIGWGIGRVGAQNTAKVISWNGIASYGALAIGAPLGVWLVSRLGLWSMGASIILLALLGLLLAWPKLAAPIVAGERLPFIHVLGKVFPHGCGLALGSIGFGTIATFITLYYATRHWDNAVLCLSLFGASFIGARLLFGNLINRLGGFRVAIACLSVETLGLLLLWLAPDANWALAGAALSGFGFSLVFPALGVEAVNLVPASSRGAAVGAYSLFIDLSLGITGPLAGAIAAGFGFASIFLFAAIAACTGLVLSLYLYHQAPKLRQEREAR; this is encoded by the coding sequence ATGCCAGATACCCAGCGCCCCTTGACGGTCACGCTGCACGTCGTCTCCATCGTCCTGTTCACCTTTATCGGCTACCTGAATATCGGCATTCCGCTGGCAGTATTGCCGGGCTACGTGCACAGCGAGCTGGGCTTTGGCGCGGTGATCGCCGGCCTGGTGATCAGCGTGCAATACCTGGCCACCCTGCTCAGCCGGCCCTATGCCGGGCGCATCATCGACAATCTGGGCAGCAAGCGCGCGGTGATGTACGGCCTGGCCGGCTGCGGCTTGAGCGGGGTGTTCATGCTGCTTTCGGCCTGGCTGCACAACCTGCCGACCCTGAGCCTGATCAGCCTGCTGATCGGCCGCCTGGTCCTGGGCAGCGCGGAAAGCCTGGTGGGCTCGGGTTCCATCGGCTGGGGCATCGGCCGGGTCGGGGCGCAGAATACCGCCAAGGTGATTTCCTGGAACGGCATCGCCAGCTACGGCGCCCTGGCCATTGGCGCGCCGCTGGGGGTGTGGCTGGTAAGCCGGCTGGGGCTGTGGAGCATGGGAGCGAGCATCATCCTGCTGGCGCTGCTCGGCCTGCTGCTGGCCTGGCCGAAACTCGCCGCGCCGATCGTTGCCGGCGAGCGCTTGCCGTTCATCCACGTGCTGGGCAAGGTGTTTCCCCACGGCTGCGGCCTGGCCCTGGGCTCCATCGGCTTTGGCACCATCGCCACCTTCATCACCCTGTACTACGCCACCCGACACTGGGACAACGCCGTACTGTGCCTGAGCCTGTTCGGTGCCAGCTTCATCGGCGCGCGACTGCTGTTCGGCAACCTGATCAACCGCCTCGGCGGCTTTCGCGTGGCGATTGCCTGCCTGTCGGTGGAAACCCTCGGCCTGTTGCTGCTGTGGCTGGCCCCGGATGCCAATTGGGCCCTGGCCGGCGCAGCCCTGAGCGGCTTCGGCTTCTCCCTGGTATTCCCGGCCCTGGGGGTGGAAGCGGTGAACCTGGTGCCAGCCTCCAGCCGCGGCGCGGCAGTGGGAGCCTACTCGCTGTTCATCGACCTGTCGCTGGGCATCACCGGCCCGCTGGCGGGGGCGATTGCTGCCGGTTTCGGCTTTGCCTCGATCTTCCTGTTCGCCGCCATCGCTGCCTGCACCGGCCTGGTGCTGAGCCTGTACCTGTACCACCAGGCGCCCAAGCTGCGCCAGGAACGCGAGGCGCGCTAG
- a CDS encoding amino acid aminotransferase: MHFDAIGRVPGDPILGLMGAYANDPNPRKFDLGVGVYKDSQGLTPIPRSVKLAEQRLVDSQDTKIYIGGHGDAAFGKVINELVLGSDSKLIATQRAGATQTPGGTGALRLSADFIAHCLPGRGVWLSNPTWPIHETIFAAAGVKVSHYPYVGSDNRLDVEAMLATLNQVPEGDVVLLHACCHNPTGFDLGHPDWQRVLDVVRSRKLLPLIDFAYQGFGDGLEQDAWAVRLFAAELPEVLITSSCSKNFGLYRDRTGALIVCTQDTEKLLDVRSQLAHIARNLWSTPPDHGAAVVATILGDPELKSLWADEVETMRLRIAQLRAGLLEALQPYGLAERFAHIGVQRGMFSYTGLSPAQVQELRDHHSVYMVSSGRANVAGIDASRLDLLAEAIARVV; the protein is encoded by the coding sequence ATGCACTTCGACGCCATCGGCCGGGTTCCCGGCGACCCGATTCTCGGCCTGATGGGGGCCTACGCCAACGATCCCAACCCGCGCAAGTTCGACCTCGGCGTGGGGGTCTACAAGGACTCCCAGGGCCTGACGCCGATCCCGCGCTCGGTGAAGCTGGCCGAACAGCGCCTGGTGGACAGCCAGGACACCAAGATCTACATCGGCGGCCATGGCGACGCGGCCTTCGGCAAGGTGATCAATGAACTGGTACTGGGCAGCGATTCGAAACTGATCGCCACCCAGCGTGCCGGCGCCACGCAGACCCCGGGCGGCACTGGCGCCCTGCGCCTGAGTGCCGACTTCATCGCCCACTGCCTGCCGGGCCGTGGCGTGTGGCTGAGCAACCCGACCTGGCCGATCCACGAGACCATCTTTGCCGCGGCCGGGGTCAAGGTCAGTCACTACCCCTATGTGGGCAGCGACAACCGCCTGGACGTCGAGGCCATGCTGGCGACCCTGAACCAGGTGCCCGAGGGCGACGTGGTGTTGCTGCACGCCTGCTGCCACAACCCCACCGGCTTCGACCTCGGCCACCCCGACTGGCAACGCGTGCTGGACGTGGTACGCAGCCGCAAGCTGCTGCCGCTGATCGACTTCGCCTACCAGGGCTTCGGCGATGGCCTGGAGCAGGATGCCTGGGCAGTGCGGCTGTTCGCCGCCGAACTGCCGGAAGTGCTGATCACCAGTTCCTGCTCGAAGAACTTCGGCCTGTACCGCGACCGGACCGGCGCTTTGATCGTCTGCACCCAGGACACCGAGAAACTGCTCGATGTGCGCAGCCAACTGGCCCATATCGCCCGTAACCTGTGGTCCACGCCACCGGATCACGGCGCGGCGGTGGTCGCCACCATCCTCGGCGACCCGGAGCTGAAAAGCCTCTGGGCCGACGAAGTGGAAACCATGCGCCTGCGGATCGCGCAACTGCGCGCCGGCCTGCTGGAGGCCTTGCAGCCTTACGGCCTGGCCGAACGTTTCGCGCATATCGGCGTGCAACGGGGAATGTTCTCCTACACCGGCCTGAGCCCTGCCCAGGTCCAGGAACTGCGTGACCACCACAGCGTGTACATGGTCAGCTCCGGCCGCGCCAACGTGGCCGGGATCGACGCCAGCCGCCTGGACTTGCTGGCTGAAGCCATCGCCCGGGTCGTATAG
- a CDS encoding 4a-hydroxytetrahydrobiopterin dehydratase produces MTALNQAHCEACRADAPQVSDEELPVLIKQIPDWNIEVRDGVMQLEKVFLFKNFKFALAFTNAMGEISEAEGHHPGLLTEWGKVTVTWWSHSIKGLHRNDFIMAARTDEVAKTAEGRK; encoded by the coding sequence ATGACCGCTCTGAACCAAGCCCATTGCGAAGCCTGCCGTGCCGATGCTCCTCAAGTCAGCGACGAAGAACTGCCGGTACTGATCAAGCAGATCCCTGACTGGAACATCGAAGTTCGCGATGGCGTGATGCAGCTGGAAAAAGTCTTCCTGTTCAAGAACTTCAAATTTGCCCTGGCCTTCACCAACGCCATGGGCGAGATCTCCGAGGCCGAAGGCCACCACCCGGGCCTGCTCACCGAGTGGGGCAAGGTCACCGTGACCTGGTGGAGCCACTCGATCAAGGGCCTGCACCGCAACGACTTCATCATGGCAGCCCGCACCGATGAAGTGGCCAAGACCGCAGAAGGACGCAAGTAA
- the phhA gene encoding phenylalanine 4-monooxygenase, which translates to MKQTQYVAREPDAQGFIDYPPEEHAVWNTLITRQLKVIEGRACQEYLDGIDKLGLPHDRIPQLGEINKVLGETTGWQVARVPALIPFQTFFELLASKRFPVATFIRTREELDYLQEPDIFHEIFGHCPLLTNPWFAEFTHTYGKLGLQATKEERVYLARLYWMTIEFGLVDTPAGRRIYGGGILSSPKETVYSLSEEPEHQAFDPLEAMRTPYRIDILQPIYFTLPNLKRLFDLAHEDIMALVHQGMQLGLHAPKFPPKPKAA; encoded by the coding sequence ATGAAGCAGACGCAGTACGTGGCCCGCGAGCCCGACGCGCAAGGTTTTATCGACTATCCACCCGAAGAGCACGCGGTGTGGAACACCCTGATCACACGCCAGTTGAAAGTGATCGAGGGTCGTGCGTGCCAGGAATACCTGGACGGCATCGACAAGCTCGGCTTGCCCCACGACCGTATTCCGCAACTGGGCGAAATCAACAAGGTCCTGGGTGAAACCACCGGCTGGCAAGTGGCCCGGGTACCAGCGCTGATCCCCTTCCAGACTTTCTTCGAACTGCTGGCCAGCAAGCGCTTTCCCGTGGCGACCTTCATTCGCACCCGCGAAGAACTCGACTACCTGCAAGAGCCGGACATCTTCCACGAGATCTTTGGCCACTGCCCGCTGCTGACCAACCCCTGGTTCGCCGAATTCACCCACACCTACGGCAAGCTCGGCCTGCAAGCCACCAAGGAAGAGCGGGTGTACCTTGCGCGCCTGTACTGGATGACCATCGAGTTCGGCCTGGTGGACACCCCGGCCGGGCGGCGCATCTATGGCGGCGGCATCCTGTCCTCGCCCAAGGAGACCGTGTACAGCTTGTCCGAAGAGCCGGAACACCAGGCCTTCGACCCGCTGGAAGCCATGCGCACGCCGTATCGCATCGACATCCTGCAGCCGATCTATTTCACCCTGCCCAACCTCAAGCGCCTGTTCGACCTAGCCCACGAAGACATCATGGCCCTGGTCCACCAAGGCATGCAGCTGGGCCTGCACGCCCCCAAGTTTCCGCCAAAACCCAAGGCGGCCTGA
- a CDS encoding sigma-54-dependent phenylalanine hydroxylase transcriptional regulator PhhR has product MRIKVHCQNRIGILRDILNLLVEYGINVARGEVGGEHGNAIYLHCPNLINLQFQALRPKFESIAGVFGVKRVGLMPSERRHMELNALLGALEFPVLSIDMGGSIVAANRAAAQLLGVRVDEVPGIPLSRYAEDFDLPELVRANQSRINGLRVKVRGDVFLADIAPLQSEHDDSEAMAGAVLTLHRADRVGERIYNVRKQELRGFDSIFQSSKVMAAVVREARRMAPLDAPLLIEGETGTGKELLARACHLASPRGQSPLMALNCAGLPESMAETELFGYGPGAFEGARAEGKLGLLELTAGGTLFLDGVGEMSPRLQVKLLRFLQDGCFRRVGSDEEVYLDVRVICATQVDLSELCARGEFRQDLYHRLNVLSLHIPPLRECLDGLTPLVEHFLDQASRQIGCPLPRLAPAAMERLSHYHWPGNVRQLENVLFQAVSLCDGGTVKTEHIRLPDYGARQPLGDFSLEGGLEQIVGRFEKAVLESLYAEHPSSRQLGKRLGVSHTTIANKLREYEVGRNAGDNP; this is encoded by the coding sequence ATGCGTATCAAAGTTCACTGCCAGAATCGCATCGGCATCCTGCGCGACATTCTCAACCTGCTGGTGGAATACGGGATCAACGTGGCCCGTGGCGAGGTGGGGGGCGAGCATGGCAATGCCATCTATCTGCACTGCCCGAACCTGATCAACCTGCAATTCCAGGCGCTGCGCCCCAAGTTCGAGTCCATCGCCGGGGTGTTTGGCGTCAAGCGAGTCGGGTTGATGCCCAGCGAGCGCCGGCACATGGAGCTCAATGCGCTGTTGGGGGCTCTGGAGTTCCCGGTGCTGTCCATCGACATGGGCGGCTCCATCGTGGCGGCGAACCGGGCCGCAGCGCAGTTGCTCGGGGTGCGGGTGGACGAGGTGCCGGGCATTCCCCTGTCGCGCTACGCCGAAGACTTCGACCTGCCGGAACTGGTGCGGGCCAACCAGTCGCGGATCAACGGGTTGCGAGTCAAGGTCAGGGGCGATGTGTTCCTGGCGGACATCGCGCCGCTGCAATCGGAACATGACGACAGCGAAGCCATGGCCGGCGCGGTATTGACCTTGCACCGGGCGGATCGCGTTGGCGAGCGCATCTACAACGTGCGCAAGCAGGAGCTGCGGGGCTTCGACAGCATCTTCCAGAGTTCGAAGGTCATGGCGGCGGTGGTGCGTGAGGCTCGGCGCATGGCGCCGCTGGATGCGCCGCTGCTGATCGAGGGCGAGACCGGGACCGGCAAGGAGCTGCTGGCCCGTGCCTGTCACCTGGCCAGCCCGCGCGGGCAGTCGCCGCTGATGGCCCTGAACTGCGCCGGGTTGCCGGAGTCCATGGCCGAGACCGAGCTGTTCGGCTACGGCCCCGGCGCCTTCGAGGGGGCTCGGGCAGAGGGCAAGCTGGGGCTGCTGGAGCTGACCGCCGGTGGCACCCTGTTTCTCGACGGGGTAGGGGAGATGAGCCCGCGCTTGCAGGTCAAGCTGCTGCGCTTCCTGCAGGATGGCTGCTTCCGCCGGGTCGGCAGCGATGAAGAGGTGTACCTGGATGTGCGGGTGATCTGCGCGACCCAGGTGGATCTTTCCGAGTTGTGCGCCAGGGGCGAGTTCCGTCAGGACCTCTATCACCGGTTGAATGTGCTGTCCCTGCACATTCCGCCATTGCGCGAATGCCTCGACGGCCTGACCCCCCTGGTGGAGCACTTTCTCGACCAGGCCAGCCGGCAGATCGGTTGCCCGTTGCCGCGTCTGGCGCCGGCGGCCATGGAACGCCTCAGTCACTACCACTGGCCGGGCAATGTGCGGCAACTGGAGAACGTGCTGTTTCAGGCGGTTTCCCTGTGCGATGGCGGTACGGTCAAGACCGAGCACATCCGGCTGCCGGACTATGGTGCGCGCCAGCCGCTTGGCGATTTCTCCCTGGAGGGTGGCCTGGAACAGATTGTCGGGCGCTTTGAAAAGGCCGTGCTCGAGAGTCTGTACGCCGAGCACCCCAGTAGCCGTCAGCTGGGCAAGCGGCTGGGGGTTTCCCACACCACCATCGCCAACAAACTGCGCGAATACGAGGTCGGCAGGAATGCCGGCGACAATCCCTAG
- the flgF gene encoding flagellar basal-body rod protein FlgF, producing MDKYLYVAMTGASQNALAQKAHANNLANISTNGFQRDLEQARAMPVFGDSFPARAFAMSERPATDFSAGSMVETGRDLDVAVSGNGWIAVQSPDGSESYVRTGSLNVDALGVLRAGNGMPVMGNGGPIAVPPEQKIEVGQDGTISIRAMGEGPRVMAEVDRIKLVNPDIKNLTKGLDGSIKTKDGQPAPADANVQVVSGFLESSNVNAVEEMTAVLALSRQFELHVKMMNSAKEDDQAMARVLQIS from the coding sequence GTGGACAAGTACCTTTATGTGGCAATGACCGGCGCCAGCCAGAATGCACTGGCGCAAAAGGCTCATGCCAACAATCTGGCGAACATCTCTACCAATGGTTTTCAGCGCGACCTGGAGCAGGCCCGTGCGATGCCGGTATTTGGTGACAGCTTTCCGGCGCGCGCCTTTGCCATGAGCGAGCGCCCGGCAACGGATTTCAGTGCCGGCTCGATGGTGGAGACCGGTCGTGACCTGGACGTGGCCGTCAGCGGCAACGGCTGGATCGCCGTGCAGAGCCCCGACGGCAGCGAAAGCTATGTGCGTACCGGCAGTTTGAATGTCGACGCCCTGGGTGTGCTGCGCGCCGGCAACGGCATGCCGGTGATGGGCAATGGCGGCCCGATCGCCGTGCCACCCGAGCAGAAGATCGAAGTTGGCCAGGACGGCACCATCAGTATCCGTGCCATGGGCGAGGGCCCGCGAGTCATGGCCGAGGTCGACCGCATCAAGCTGGTCAACCCGGACATCAAGAACCTCACCAAAGGCCTGGACGGCTCGATCAAGACCAAGGACGGCCAGCCGGCACCCGCCGATGCCAATGTCCAGGTGGTCTCGGGCTTCCTGGAGTCGAGCAACGTCAACGCCGTTGAAGAGATGACCGCGGTGCTGGCCCTGTCCCGGCAGTTCGAATTGCACGTGAAGATGATGAACAGCGCCAAAGAAGACGACCAGGCCATGGCTCGGGTCTTGCAGATCAGCTAA
- the flgG gene encoding flagellar basal-body rod protein FlgG, with product MLPALWVAKTGLSAQDTNLTVISNNLANVSTTGFKRDRAEFQDLLYQIKRQPGAQSTQDSELPTGLQVGTGVRIVGTQKNFTAGSLQTTEQPLDLAINGRGFFQILQPDGTTAYTRDGTFHLNSDGQIVTASGFALEPAVVVPNDAQTFTVGQDGTVSITIAGNPASQVIGNLQTADFINPAGLQAQGNNLFLETAASGAPQIGTPGLNGFGTTLQNTLEASNVSTVEEMVNMITTQRAYEMNSKVISTADQMLSFITQKL from the coding sequence ATGCTTCCGGCTCTATGGGTTGCCAAAACCGGTCTGTCCGCCCAGGACACCAACCTGACCGTCATTTCCAACAACCTGGCGAACGTCTCGACCACGGGCTTCAAACGTGATCGCGCCGAGTTCCAGGACCTGCTGTACCAGATCAAGCGTCAGCCGGGGGCCCAGTCCACCCAGGACAGCGAGCTGCCAACCGGCCTGCAGGTCGGTACCGGTGTGCGCATTGTCGGCACCCAGAAGAACTTCACCGCCGGCAGCCTGCAGACCACCGAGCAACCTCTGGACCTGGCCATCAACGGACGCGGTTTCTTCCAGATCCTGCAGCCCGATGGCACCACGGCCTACACCCGTGACGGTACTTTCCACCTGAACTCCGACGGCCAGATCGTCACCGCCAGCGGTTTTGCCCTGGAGCCTGCGGTTGTCGTGCCCAACGATGCGCAGACCTTCACCGTAGGCCAGGACGGCACCGTGTCCATCACCATTGCCGGCAACCCGGCGTCCCAGGTGATCGGCAACCTGCAAACCGCCGACTTCATCAACCCGGCGGGCCTGCAGGCCCAGGGCAACAACCTGTTCCTGGAAACCGCCGCCAGTGGCGCGCCGCAGATCGGTACCCCGGGCCTCAACGGTTTCGGCACCACGCTGCAGAACACCCTGGAAGCCTCCAACGTCAGCACCGTTGAGGAGATGGTCAACATGATCACCACTCAGCGCGCTTACGAGATGAACTCCAAGGTGATCTCCACCGCGGACCAGATGCTCTCGTTCATTACGCAGAAGCTGTAA
- the flgH gene encoding flagellar basal body L-ring protein FlgH translates to MNRFICVLALSGSAVLAGCVAPPPKPNDPYYAPVLPRTPLPSASNNGSIYQAGFEQNLYSDRKAFRVGDIITITLNERTNASKGANSALTKTSSNSIGLTSLFGAVPNTNNPLGDGDLTLNAGYSGNRATKGDSKAAQSNSLTGSITVTVADVLPNGIIAVRGEKWMTLNTGDELVRIAGLVRADDIATDNTVSSTRVADARITYSGTGSFADANQPGWFDRFFLSPLFPF, encoded by the coding sequence ATGAATCGGTTTATTTGTGTTCTAGCGCTGAGTGGGAGTGCCGTGCTCGCGGGCTGTGTCGCCCCGCCGCCCAAGCCCAATGACCCTTACTACGCGCCGGTGCTGCCGCGTACGCCGCTGCCTTCCGCGTCCAACAACGGTTCGATCTACCAGGCCGGCTTCGAGCAGAACCTGTACAGCGACCGCAAGGCGTTCCGGGTCGGTGACATCATCACCATCACCCTGAACGAGCGGACCAACGCCAGCAAGGGTGCCAACTCGGCGCTGACCAAGACCAGTTCCAACAGCATTGGCCTGACCTCGCTGTTCGGTGCCGTGCCCAACACCAACAACCCGCTGGGCGACGGCGACCTGACCCTGAATGCCGGCTACAGCGGCAATCGCGCCACCAAGGGCGACAGCAAGGCGGCCCAGAGCAATAGCCTGACCGGTTCGATCACCGTGACCGTGGCCGACGTACTGCCCAACGGCATCATCGCGGTGCGTGGCGAGAAGTGGATGACCCTCAACACCGGCGATGAGCTGGTGCGGATTGCAGGCCTGGTACGGGCGGACGACATCGCCACCGACAACACCGTGTCCTCGACCCGGGTCGCGGATGCACGCATTACCTATTCGGGCACCGGCTCGTTTGCCGATGCCAACCAGCCTGGCTGGTTCGACCGTTTCTTCCTCAGCCCGCTGTTCCCTTTCTAG
- a CDS encoding flagellar basal body P-ring protein FlgI, with translation MLNFKHLMAAALLLSTSLGVQAERLKDIASISGVRSNQLIGYGLVVGLNGTGDQTTQTPFTLQTFNNMLSQFGIKVPAGSGNVQLKNVAAVSVSADLPAFAKPGQQVDITVSSIGNSKSLRGGTLLLTPLKGIDGNVYAIAQGNLVVGGFDAEGRDGSKITVNVPSAGRIPGGASVERAVPSGFNQGNSLTLNLNRSDFTTAKRIVDKINDMLGPGVAQAIDGGSIRVTAPLDPSQRVDYLSILENLEIDPGQAVAKVIINSRTGTIVIGQNVKVSPAAVTHGSLTVTITEDPIVSQPGPLSNGQTAVVPRSRVNAQQEAKPMFKFGPGTTLDEIVRAVNQVGAAPGDLMAILEALKQAGALQADLIVI, from the coding sequence ATGCTCAATTTCAAGCACCTGATGGCGGCGGCGTTGTTGCTGTCCACTTCCCTTGGCGTCCAGGCCGAGCGGTTGAAGGACATCGCCAGCATTTCCGGCGTGCGTTCCAACCAATTGATCGGCTATGGCCTGGTGGTCGGGCTTAACGGTACCGGCGACCAGACTACCCAGACGCCTTTCACCTTGCAGACCTTCAACAACATGCTGTCGCAGTTCGGCATCAAGGTGCCGGCCGGCTCCGGCAACGTGCAGTTGAAGAACGTCGCGGCGGTGTCGGTGAGTGCCGATCTGCCGGCGTTCGCCAAGCCGGGCCAGCAGGTGGATATCACCGTGTCCTCCATTGGTAACTCCAAGAGCCTGCGCGGCGGCACCTTGCTGCTGACGCCGCTCAAGGGCATCGACGGCAACGTCTACGCCATCGCCCAGGGCAACCTGGTGGTGGGTGGTTTCGATGCCGAAGGACGCGACGGTTCGAAGATCACCGTCAACGTACCGTCGGCCGGGCGGATTCCTGGTGGTGCCTCGGTCGAGCGTGCCGTGCCCAGTGGTTTCAACCAGGGCAACAGCCTGACCCTGAACCTCAACCGTTCGGATTTCACCACCGCCAAGCGCATCGTCGACAAGATCAACGACATGCTCGGCCCAGGCGTGGCCCAAGCCATCGACGGTGGCTCGATCCGGGTGACCGCGCCCCTGGACCCAAGCCAGCGTGTGGACTACCTGTCGATCCTGGAGAACCTGGAGATCGATCCGGGGCAGGCGGTGGCCAAGGTCATCATCAACTCCCGTACCGGCACCATTGTCATTGGCCAGAACGTCAAGGTCTCGCCGGCGGCGGTGACCCACGGCAGCCTGACCGTGACCATTACCGAAGACCCGATCGTCAGCCAGCCCGGCCCTCTGTCCAATGGCCAGACCGCGGTGGTGCCCCGCTCGCGGGTCAATGCTCAGCAGGAAGCCAAGCCGATGTTCAAGTTCGGCCCGGGCACCACTCTGGATGAGATCGTCCGGGCGGTGAACCAGGTGGGCGCGGCGCCAGGCGACTTGATGGCCATCCTCGAAGCCTTGAAACAGGCCGGCGCCTTGCAGGCCGACCTGATCGTGATTTGA
- the flgJ gene encoding flagellar assembly peptidoglycan hydrolase FlgJ — MDIRKSGLIGSGDSGSYSDLNRLQQLKVGDKDGEANVRKVAQEFESLFLNEMLKSMRKATDVIGQDNPLNTPAAKQYQDMYDQQLAVSLSREGGGIGLANVLMRQMMKNKPAHPNAATTTLPAAAPVATPTPIAAGTTAQDGPLSRVNGQRPMWASRAHDPLRTSVAHNDMVLLNQRRLSLPSKLTDRLLTGIVPSAVAVEGGAQNAAPTRNSPAADAVLRGEWRVNQGYAASQGKMRVYGRAMAQPPLAPAKRAFSSADDFVATMLPMAQQAAQRIGIDPRYLVAQAALETGWGKSVMRQQDGSSSHNLFGIKAGSSWQGAQARAITSEFRNGQMVKETAAFRSYDSYQDSFHDLVTLLQSNNRYQEVLKVADKPEQFVRELQKAGYATDPDYASKISQIAKQMKNYQNYAAAGVSTNL; from the coding sequence ATGGATATTCGTAAGAGCGGACTGATTGGCAGCGGCGACTCCGGGTCTTACTCCGACCTCAACCGCCTGCAGCAACTGAAGGTCGGCGACAAGGACGGCGAAGCCAACGTGCGCAAAGTGGCGCAGGAGTTCGAGTCGCTGTTTCTCAATGAAATGCTCAAGTCCATGCGCAAGGCCACTGACGTCATAGGCCAGGACAACCCGCTCAATACCCCGGCCGCCAAGCAGTACCAGGACATGTATGACCAGCAGTTGGCGGTGTCCCTGTCTCGCGAGGGTGGCGGTATCGGCCTGGCCAATGTGCTGATGCGCCAGATGATGAAGAACAAGCCGGCTCATCCGAATGCGGCCACCACGACTTTGCCGGCCGCGGCGCCGGTGGCGACTCCGACGCCGATCGCTGCCGGTACCACGGCCCAGGATGGTCCGTTGAGCCGGGTCAACGGCCAGCGCCCGATGTGGGCTTCGCGGGCCCACGATCCTTTGCGCACGAGCGTGGCGCATAACGACATGGTGCTGCTCAACCAGCGGCGTCTGTCCCTGCCCAGCAAGCTCACCGATCGCCTGTTGACCGGCATCGTGCCGTCGGCCGTTGCCGTCGAGGGCGGCGCACAGAACGCCGCGCCGACCCGCAACAGCCCGGCCGCCGATGCTGTGCTGCGGGGCGAGTGGCGGGTCAATCAGGGCTACGCCGCGTCCCAGGGCAAGATGCGGGTCTATGGCCGGGCCATGGCCCAGCCGCCGCTGGCACCGGCCAAGCGTGCCTTCAGTTCCGCCGACGACTTCGTCGCCACCATGCTGCCGATGGCGCAGCAGGCGGCCCAGCGTATCGGGATCGATCCGCGCTACCTGGTGGCCCAGGCCGCCCTGGAAACCGGCTGGGGCAAATCGGTGATGCGCCAGCAGGATGGCAGCAGCAGCCACAACCTGTTCGGCATCAAGGCCGGCAGCAGTTGGCAGGGTGCACAGGCCCGGGCGATCACTAGCGAGTTCCGCAACGGGCAGATGGTCAAGGAGACGGCGGCGTTCCGTTCCTACGATTCCTATCAGGACAGCTTCCACGATCTGGTGACCTTGTTGCAGAGCAACAATCGCTATCAAGAAGTGCTGAAGGTGGCCGATAAACCAGAACAGTTTGTTCGCGAGTTGCAAAAAGCCGGGTATGCAACGGACCCGGATTACGCAAGCAAGATTTCGCAGATAGCCAAGCAGATGAAGAATTACCAGAACTACGCTGCAGCTGGCGTTTCCACGAATTTATAA